A genomic region of Pseudomonas sp. RSB 5.4 contains the following coding sequences:
- a CDS encoding ATPase, producing the protein MKLAFASTLAISVLALSACSVPTAPQAVSSLDSLFTQPVGRSSAAQVKSGPGVSLGVVYSPSTQTNREYLRNYQANAGTGFGQSLLVQPIHDAYVATSKPDMAVDWVKASLQRQFGSVTVYPDMQSLRAAHPDVVAIVDAHSQLITSRSSDIKADVSADFYDAKLNYIGTAKGSEAKELTPVWADFKRSEEIVADINQQEDVQVRALQKFDQSLNNLLTRPTDKVSMLDNKQAPDLY; encoded by the coding sequence ATGAAACTTGCGTTTGCCAGCACCTTGGCGATATCGGTTTTAGCCTTGTCCGCCTGTTCAGTACCCACCGCGCCACAAGCGGTCTCGTCCCTCGATTCCCTGTTCACCCAACCGGTCGGCCGCAGCAGCGCCGCTCAGGTAAAAAGTGGCCCCGGCGTGTCGTTAGGCGTGGTCTACAGCCCAAGCACCCAGACCAACCGCGAATACCTGCGTAACTACCAGGCCAACGCCGGCACCGGTTTCGGCCAGAGCCTGCTGGTGCAGCCGATCCACGACGCCTACGTCGCCACCTCAAAACCCGACATGGCGGTGGACTGGGTCAAGGCCTCGCTGCAACGGCAGTTCGGCTCGGTGACGGTGTACCCGGACATGCAAAGCCTGCGTGCGGCGCATCCCGATGTGGTGGCGATCGTCGACGCCCACAGCCAGTTGATCACTTCGCGCAGTTCCGACATCAAAGCCGATGTCAGTGCGGATTTTTATGATGCGAAGTTGAACTACATCGGTACGGCGAAAGGTTCGGAGGCCAAAGAACTGACACCCGTTTGGGCAGACTTCAAACGTTCGGAAGAGATCGTGGCCGATATCAATCAACAGGAAGATGTACAAGTTCGGGCGCTGCAGAAGTTTGATCAGTCGCTGAATAATTTATTGACCAGACCGACAGATAAAGTGTCGATGCTGGATAACAAACAAGCACCTGACTTGTATTGA
- a CDS encoding NAD-glutamate dehydrogenase: MAFFTAASKADFQHQLQAALAQHISEQALPQVALFAEQFFGIISLDELTQRRLSDLAGCTLSAWRLLERFDHAQPQVRVYNPDYERHGWQSTHTAVEVLHHDLPFLVDSVRTELNRRGYSIHTLQTTVLSVRRGSKGELLEILPKGSTGEGVLHESLMYLEIDRCANAAELNVLSKELEQVLGEVRVAVADFEPMKAKVQEILTKLDHSAFAVDADEKTEIKSFLEWLVGNHFTFLGYEEFTVVDQADGGHIEYDQDSFLGLTKLLRTGLTDEDRHIEDYAVNYLREPTLLSFAKAAHPSRVHRPAYPDYVSIREIDADGNVIKEHRFMGLYTSSVYGESVRVIPFIRRKVEEIERRSGFQSKAHLGKELAQVLEVLPRDDLFQTPVDELFSTVMSIVQIQERNKIRVFLRKDPYGRFCYCLAYVPRDIYSTEVRQKIQQVLMERLKATDCEFWTFFSESVLARVQLILRVDPKNRIDIDPLLLEKEVVQACRSWQDDYAALTVESFGEAHGTNVLADFPKGFPAGYRERFAAHSAVVDMQHLLSLNEKNPLVMSFYQPLGQVSGQRELHCKLYHADTPLALSDVLPILENLGLRVLGEFPYRLRHTNGREFWIHDFAFTAAEGLELDIQQLNDTLQDAFVHIVRGDAENDAFNRLVLTAGLPWRDVALLRAYARYLKQIRLGFDLGYIASTLNNHTDIARELTRLFKTRFYLARKLGSDDLEDKQQRLEQAILTALDDVQVLNEDRILRRYLDLIKATLRTNFYQTDANGQNKSYFSFKFNPHAIPELPKPVPKFEIFVYSPRVEGVHLRFGNVARGGLRWSDREEDFRTEVLGLVKAQQVKNSVIVPVGAKGGFLPRRLPLGGSRDEIAAEGIACYRIFISGLLDITDNLKDGALVPPANVVRHDDDDPYLVVAADKGTATFSDIANGIAIDYGFWLGDAFASGGSAGYDHKKMGITAKGAWVGVQRHFRERGINVQEDSITVVGVGDMAGDVFGNGLLMSDKLQLVAAFNHMHIFIDPNPNPATSFVERQRMFDLPRSAWTDYDTSIMSEGGGIFSRSAKSIAISPQMKERFDIKADKLTPTELLNALLKAPVDLLWNGGIGTYVKASSESHADVGDKANDALRVNGNELRCKVVGEGGNLGMTQLGRVEFGLNGGGSNTDFIDNAGGVDCSDHEVNIKILLNEVVQAGDMTDKQRNQLLASMTDEVGGLVLGNNYKQTQALSLAARRAYERIAEYKRLMSDLEGRGKLDRAIEFLPTEEQINERVAAGHGLTRPELSVLISYSKIDLKEQLLNSLVPDDDYLTRDMETAFPPTLVSKFSEAMRRHRLKREIVSTQIANDLVNHMGITFVQRLKESTGMSPANVAGAYVIVRDIFHLPHWFRQIEALDYQVSADVQLELMDELMRLGRRATRWFLRARRNEQNAARDVAHFGPHLKELGLKLDELLSGEIRENWQARYQAYVAAGVPELLARMVAGTSHLYTLLPIIEASDVTGQNPAEVAKAYFAVGSALDITWYLQQISALPVENNWQALAREAFRDDVDWQQRAITISVLQQGDGTLDVEARLALWMEQHEGMIERWRTMLVEIRAASGTDYAMYAVANRELLDLALSGQAVVPAAAANAELELA, translated from the coding sequence ATGGCGTTCTTCACCGCAGCCAGCAAAGCCGACTTCCAGCACCAACTGCAAGCGGCACTGGCGCAGCACATCAGTGAACAGGCACTGCCACAAGTGGCGCTGTTTGCTGAACAATTCTTCGGCATCATTTCCCTGGACGAGCTGACTCAACGTCGCCTCTCCGACCTCGCTGGCTGTACTCTTTCTGCGTGGCGCCTGCTTGAGCGCTTCGATCACGCGCAACCGCAAGTGCGCGTCTACAACCCCGATTACGAACGTCATGGCTGGCAGTCGACCCACACCGCGGTTGAGGTTCTGCACCACGACCTGCCGTTCCTGGTCGACTCGGTCCGCACCGAGCTGAACCGCCGCGGCTACAGCATCCACACCCTGCAAACCACCGTGCTCAGCGTACGTCGTGGCAGCAAGGGCGAGTTGCTGGAAATCCTGCCGAAGGGCAGCACCGGCGAAGGCGTGCTGCACGAGTCGCTGATGTACCTGGAAATCGACCGCTGCGCCAACGCGGCCGAACTCAATGTGCTGAGCAAAGAGCTGGAGCAGGTGCTCGGTGAAGTGCGCGTCGCGGTCGCTGATTTCGAGCCGATGAAGGCCAAGGTGCAGGAGATCCTCACCAAGCTCGATCACAGCGCATTCGCCGTCGATGCCGACGAAAAGACTGAAATCAAGAGCTTCCTGGAATGGCTGGTGGGCAACCACTTCACCTTCCTCGGCTACGAAGAGTTCACCGTTGTCGATCAGGCCGATGGCGGCCATATCGAATACGACCAGGATTCCTTCCTCGGCCTGACCAAACTGCTGCGCACCGGTCTGACCGACGAAGACCGTCACATCGAAGACTACGCGGTGAACTACCTGCGCGAACCGACCCTGCTGTCGTTCGCCAAGGCTGCGCACCCGAGCCGCGTACACCGTCCTGCCTACCCGGACTACGTGTCGATCCGTGAAATCGACGCCGACGGCAACGTCATCAAGGAACACCGCTTCATGGGCCTGTACACCTCTTCGGTGTATGGCGAGAGCGTGCGGGTCATCCCGTTCATCCGTCGCAAGGTCGAAGAAATCGAACGCCGCTCCGGCTTCCAGTCCAAGGCTCACCTGGGCAAGGAACTGGCGCAGGTACTCGAAGTGCTGCCGCGTGATGACCTGTTCCAGACCCCGGTCGACGAGCTGTTCAGCACCGTGATGTCGATCGTGCAGATCCAGGAACGCAACAAGATCCGCGTGTTCCTGCGCAAAGACCCGTACGGTCGCTTCTGCTACTGCCTGGCCTACGTGCCGCGCGACATCTATTCCACTGAAGTGCGCCAGAAGATCCAGCAGGTGCTGATGGAGCGCCTGAAGGCCACTGACTGCGAGTTCTGGACCTTCTTCTCCGAGTCCGTGCTGGCTCGCGTGCAACTGATCCTGCGTGTCGATCCGAAGAACCGCATCGACATCGACCCGTTGCTGCTGGAAAAAGAAGTGGTACAGGCCTGCCGCAGCTGGCAGGACGACTACGCCGCACTGACCGTCGAAAGCTTCGGCGAAGCCCACGGCACCAATGTGCTGGCGGACTTCCCGAAAGGCTTCCCGGCCGGCTACCGCGAGCGTTTCGCGGCGCATTCGGCCGTAGTCGACATGCAGCACCTGTTGAGCCTGAACGAAAAAAATCCGCTGGTGATGAGCTTCTATCAGCCGCTGGGCCAGGTGTCCGGCCAACGCGAGCTGCATTGCAAGCTGTACCACGCCGATACCCCGCTGGCGCTGTCCGACGTGTTGCCGATTCTGGAAAACCTCGGCCTGCGCGTGCTGGGCGAGTTCCCGTACCGTCTGCGTCACACCAATGGCCGCGAGTTCTGGATCCACGACTTCGCGTTCACCGCGGCTGAAGGTCTGGAGCTGGACATCCAGCAACTCAACGACACCCTGCAGGACGCGTTCGTCCACATCGTGCGTGGCGATGCCGAGAACGATGCGTTCAACCGTCTGGTGCTGACCGCCGGTCTGCCATGGCGCGACGTCGCGCTGCTGCGTGCCTACGCCCGTTACCTGAAGCAGATTCGTCTGGGCTTCGACCTGGGTTACATCGCCAGCACCCTGAACAACCACACCGACATCGCTCGCGAGCTGACCCGGTTGTTCAAGACCCGTTTCTACCTGGCGCGCAAGCTGGGCAGCGATGATCTGGAAGACAAGCAGCAGCGTCTGGAACAAGCGATTCTGACCGCACTGGACGACGTTCAGGTGCTCAACGAAGACCGCATCCTGCGTCGCTACCTGGACCTGATCAAAGCCACCCTGCGCACCAACTTCTATCAGACTGATGCCAACGGCCAGAACAAGTCGTACTTCAGCTTCAAGTTCAACCCGCACGCGATTCCAGAGCTGCCGAAGCCAGTACCGAAGTTCGAAATCTTCGTTTACTCGCCACGCGTCGAAGGCGTGCACCTGCGCTTCGGCAACGTTGCCCGTGGTGGTCTGCGCTGGTCCGACCGTGAAGAAGACTTCCGTACTGAAGTCCTCGGCCTGGTGAAAGCCCAGCAAGTGAAGAACTCGGTCATCGTGCCGGTGGGTGCGAAGGGCGGCTTCCTGCCGCGTCGTCTGCCACTGGGCGGCAGCCGTGACGAGATCGCGGCCGAGGGCATCGCCTGCTACCGCATCTTCATCTCCGGTCTGCTGGACATCACCGACAACCTGAAAGACGGCGCGCTGGTGCCGCCGGCCAACGTCGTGCGTCATGACGACGATGACCCGTACCTGGTGGTGGCAGCGGACAAGGGCACTGCAACCTTCTCCGACATCGCCAACGGCATCGCCATCGACTACGGCTTCTGGCTGGGTGACGCGTTCGCTTCCGGTGGTTCTGCCGGTTACGACCACAAGAAAATGGGCATCACCGCCAAGGGCGCGTGGGTTGGCGTACAGCGCCACTTCCGCGAGCGCGGCATCAATGTTCAGGAAGACAGCATCACTGTGGTCGGCGTCGGTGACATGGCCGGTGACGTGTTCGGTAACGGCCTGTTGATGTCGGACAAGCTGCAACTGGTGGCCGCGTTCAACCACATGCACATCTTCATCGATCCGAACCCGAACCCGGCGACCAGCTTCGTCGAGCGTCAGCGCATGTTCGACCTGCCGCGTTCGGCCTGGACCGACTACGACACCAGCATCATGTCCGAAGGCGGCGGCATCTTCTCGCGCAGCGCGAAGAGCATCGCCATCTCGCCGCAGATGAAAGAACGCTTCGACATCAAGGCCGACAAGCTGACCCCGACCGAACTGCTGAACGCCTTGCTCAAGGCGCCGGTGGATCTGCTGTGGAACGGCGGTATCGGTACTTACGTCAAGGCCAGCAGCGAAAGCCATGCCGACGTGGGCGACAAGGCCAACGACGCACTGCGCGTGAACGGCAACGAGCTGCGCTGCAAAGTCGTGGGCGAGGGCGGTAACCTCGGCATGACCCAACTGGGTCGCGTGGAATTCGGTCTCAATGGCGGCGGTTCCAACACCGACTTCATCGACAACGCCGGTGGCGTGGACTGCTCCGACCACGAAGTGAACATCAAGATCCTGCTGAACGAAGTGGTTCAGGCCGGCGACATGACCGACAAGCAACGCAACCAGTTGCTGGCGAGCATGACCGACGAAGTCGGTGGTCTGGTGCTGGGCAACAACTACAAGCAGACCCAGGCTCTGTCCCTGGCGGCGCGTCGTGCCTACGAGCGCATTGCCGAGTACAAGCGTCTGATGAGCGATCTGGAAGGCCGTGGCAAGCTGGACCGTGCCATCGAGTTCCTGCCGACCGAAGAGCAGATCAACGAGCGCGTTGCGGCAGGCCATGGCCTGACCCGTCCCGAGCTGTCGGTGCTGATCTCGTACAGCAAGATCGACCTCAAGGAGCAGTTGCTGAACTCGCTGGTGCCGGACGACGACTACCTGACCCGCGACATGGAAACGGCGTTCCCGCCGACCCTGGTCAGCAAGTTCTCCGAAGCCATGCGTCGTCACCGTCTGAAGCGCGAGATCGTCAGCACCCAGATCGCCAACGATCTGGTCAACCACATGGGCATCACCTTCGTTCAGCGACTCAAAGAGTCGACCGGCATGAGCCCGGCGAACGTGGCCGGCGCCTACGTGATCGTGCGTGACATCTTCCACCTCCCGCACTGGTTCCGTCAGATCGAAGCGCTGGACTACCAAGTAAGCGCTGACGTGCAACTGGAGCTGATGGACGAGCTGATGCGTCTGGGCCGTCGCGCTACGCGCTGGTTCCTGCGTGCCCGTCGCAACGAGCAGAACGCTGCCCGTGACGTGGCGCACTTCGGTCCGCACCTCAAGGAGCTGGGTCTGAAGCTCGACGAACTGCTGAGCGGCGAAATCCGCGAAAACTGGCAGGCGCGTTATCAGGCTTACGTCGCGGCCGGTGTTCCGGAGTTGCTGGCGCGTATGGTGGCGGGTACCTCGCACCTGTACACCCTGCTGCCGATCATCGAAGCCTCCGACGTGACCGGGCAGAACCCTGCCGAAGTGGCCAAGGCCTACTTCGCCGTGGGCAGTGCGCTGGACATCACCTGGTACCTGCAACAGATCAGCGCGCTGCCGGTTGAAAACAACTGGCAGGCCCTGGCCCGTGAAGCGTTCCGTGATGACGTGGACTGGCAGCAACGTGCGATCACCATCTCCGTCCTGCAACAGGGCGACGGCACGCTGGACGTGGAAGCACGTCTGGCGCTGTGGATGGAACAGCACGAAGGCATGATCGAGCGCTGGCGCACCATGCTGGTGGAAATCCGTGCGGCGAGCGGCACTGACTACGCCATGTATGCAGTAGCCAACCGTGAGCTGCTTGACCTCGCGTTGAGCGGGCAGGCGGTGGTGCCTGCGGCTGCTGCGAATGCCGAGCTTGAACTGGCCTGA